A region of Sulfitobacter faviae DNA encodes the following proteins:
- a CDS encoding MmcB family DNA repair protein: MFIFVAMMENDIRQLQPGQLLARGVMRHLADLGFASVEELVPTRGLRVDVMALGPKGEIWIVECKSSRADFMGDAKWEGYLEWADRFFWAVDSDFPVELLPEESGLIIGDAYGAEIVRMCDETKLAPARRKVMVQKFATHAARRLHRLRDPDMAPNWS, from the coding sequence ATGTTCATATTTGTCGCCATGATGGAGAATGACATACGACAGCTCCAACCCGGCCAATTACTGGCGCGGGGGGTGATGCGGCATCTGGCCGATCTTGGGTTCGCCTCGGTCGAGGAGCTTGTGCCGACGCGCGGTTTGCGGGTCGACGTGATGGCGCTTGGCCCGAAGGGGGAGATTTGGATCGTCGAATGCAAATCCAGTCGCGCCGACTTCATGGGCGACGCAAAATGGGAGGGCTATTTGGAATGGGCCGACCGGTTCTTTTGGGCCGTGGACAGTGATTTCCCGGTAGAACTGCTGCCCGAGGAAAGCGGCCTCATCATCGGTGACGCCTATGGGGCCGAGATTGTGAGGATGTGCGATGAGACCAAGCTTGCGCCCGCCCGGCGCAAGGTGATGGTGCAGAAATTCGCGACCCATGCCGCCCGGCGCCTGCATCGTCTACGCGATCCCGACATGGCGCCGAACTGGTCTTGA